The following are encoded together in the Prionailurus viverrinus isolate Anna chromosome B3, UM_Priviv_1.0, whole genome shotgun sequence genome:
- the JAG2 gene encoding protein jagged-2 isoform X3: MRAQARGRLPGRLLLLLALCVQAARPMGYFELQLSALRNVNGELLSGACCDGDGRTTRAGGCGHDECDTYVRVCLKEYQAKVTPTGPCSYGHGATPVLGGNSFYLPPAGAAGDRARARARAGGDKDPGLVVIPFQFAWPRSFTLIVEAWDWDNDTTPDEELLIERVSHAGMINPEDRWKSLHFSGHVAHLELQIRVRCDENYYSATCNKFCRPRDDFFGHYTCDQYGNKACMDGWMGQECKEAVCKQGCNLLHGGCAVPGECRCSYGWQGRFCDECVPYPGCVHGSCVDPWQCNCETNWGGLLCNKDLNYCGSHHPCTNGGTCINAEPDQYHCACPDGYSGKNCERAEHACASDPCANGGSCHEVPSGFECHCPSGWSGPTCALDIDECASNPCAAGGTCVDQVDGFECICPEQWVGATCQLDAHECEGKPCLNAFSCKNLIGGYYCDCVPGWKGISATSVNIKDCRGQCQHGGICKDLATGYQCVCPRGFGGRHCELQLNSCASNPCHGGLCEDLGDGFRCRCSKGTSGPLCEVDVDFCQPSPCQNGARCYNLEGDYYCACPDDVGGKNCSVPRESCPGGACRVIDGCGFESESRVAGRAPSGVCGPHGHCVSLPGGNFSCVCDSGFTGAYCHENIDDCLGQPCRNGGTCIDEVDAFRCFCPSGWEGELCDTNPNDCLPDPCHSRGRCYDLVNDFYCACDDGWKGKTCHSREFQCDAYTCSNGGTCYDSGDTFRCACPPGWKGSTCNIAENSSCLPNPCVNGGTCVGSGDSFSCICRDGWEGRTCTHNTNDCNPLPCYNGGVCVDGVNWFRCECAPGFAGPDCRINIDECQSSPCAYGATCVDEINGYRCSCPPGRAGPRCQEVIVFGRSCWSQGVPFPHGGSWVEDCNSCRCVDGRRDCSKVWCGRKPCLLAGRPDTLSAQCPPGQRCQEKAPGQCLQPPCAAWGECGADEPLLPSTLCLPRSSHLDNNCARLTLHFNRDQVPQGTTVGAICSGIRALPATRAVARDRLLVLLCDRPSSGASAVEVAVSFSPARDLPDSGLIQSTAHAIVAAITQRGNSSLLLAITEVKVETVVVGGSSVGLLVPVLCGVFSVLCLACVVVCVWWTRKRRKERERSRLPREESANNQWAPLNPIRNPIERPGVGGHKDALYPCKNFTPPPRRVGELLPGPAGCRAGGGEDDDDEEPGRAEGDCLEAEKFLSHKFTKDPSCSPGRPARWASGPKVDNRAVRSASDSRHAGPE; encoded by the exons ATGCGGGCGCAGGCCCGGGGGCGACTGCCggggcggctgctgctgctgctggcgctCTGCGTGCAG GCGGCACGGCCCATGGGCTATTTCGAGCTGCAGCTGAGCGCGCTGCGGAACGTGAACGGGGAGCTGCTGAGCGGCGCCTGCTGTGACGGCGACGGCCGGACGACGCGCGCGGGGGGCTGCGGCCACGACGAGTGCGACACGTACGTGCGCGTGTGCCTCAAGGAATACCAGGCCAAGGTGACGCCCACGGGGCCCTGCAGCTACGGCCACGGCGCCACGCCCGTGCTGGGCGGCAACTCCTTCTACCTGCCGCCGGCGGGCGCCGCGGGGGATCGGGCGCGGGCAAGGGCCCGGGCCGGAGGCGACAAGGACCCCGGCCTCGTCGTCATCCCCTTCCAGTTCGCCTGGCCG CGTTCCTTCACCCTCATCGTGGAGGCCTGGGACTGGGACAATGACACCACCCCGGATG AGGAGCTGCTGATCGAGCGGGTGTCGCACGCGGGCATGATCAACCCCGAGGACCGCTGGAAGAGCCTGCACTTCAGCGGCCACGTGGCGCACCTGGAGCTGCAGATCCGCGTGCGCTGCGACGAGAACTATTACAGCGCCACGTGCAACAAGTTCTGCCGGCCGCGCGACGACTTCTTCGGCCACTACACCTGCGACCAGTATGGCAACAAAGCCTGCATGGACGGCTGGATGGGCCAGGAGTGCAAGGAGG CGGTGTGTAAACAGGGGTGTAATCTGCTCCACGGGGGGTGTGCCGTGCCCGGGGAGTGCAG GTGCAGCTACGGCTGGCAGGGGCGGTTCTGTGACGAGTGCGTCCCATACCCTGGCTGTGTCCACGGCAGCTGTGTGGATCCCTGGCAGTGCAATTGTGAGACCAACTGGGGCGGTCTGCTCTGCAACAAAG ACCTGAACTACTGCGGCAGCCACCACCCTTGCACCAACGGGGGCACGTGCATCAACGCCGAGCCCGACCAGTACCACTGCGCCTGTCCCGATGGCTACTCGGGGAAGAACTGTGAGCGGG CCGAGCACGCCTGTGCCTCCGACCCGTGTGCCAACGGGGGCTCTTGTCACGAGGTGCCCTCTGGCTTCGAATGCCACTGCCCATCAGGCTGGAGCGGGCCCACCTGTGCTCTCG ACATCGACGAGTGTGCCTCCAACCCCTGCGCGGCAGGGGGCACCTGCGTGGACCAGGTGGACGGCTTCGAGTGCATCTGCCCCGAGCAGTGGGTGGGGGCCACCTGCCAGCTGG ACGCCCATGAGTGTGAGGGGAAGCCGTGCCTTAATGCTTTTTCTTGCAAAAACCTGATTGGTGGCTATTACTGTGATTGCGTCCCGGGCTGGAAGGGCATCAGTGCCACATCAGTCA ACATCAAGGACTGTCGTGGGCAGTGTCAGCACGGTGGCATCTGCAAA GACCTGGCGACCGGCTACCAGTGTGTGTGCCCACGGGGCTTCGGCGGCCGGCACTGTGAGCTGCAGCTGAACTCGTGTGCCAGCAACCCCTGCCATGGTGGCCTCTGTGAGGACCTGGGGGACGGCTTCCGCTGCCGCTGCTCCAAGGGCACCTCGGGGCCGCTCTGCGAG GTAGACGTAGACTTCTGTCAGCCCAGCCCCTGCCAGAACGGAGCTCGCTGCTACAACCTGGAGGGCGACTATTACTGCGCATGCCCTGACGACGTGGGCGGCAAGAACTGTTCTGTGCCCAGGGAGTCGTGCCCGGGCGGGGCCTGCAGAg TGATCGATGGGTGCGGGTTTGAGTCGGAGTCCAGAGTGGCGGGCAGGGCCCCTTCTGGTGTATGTGGTCCCCACGGACACTGCGTCAGCCTGCCTGGGGGCAACTTCTCCTGCGTGTGCGACAGCGGCTTCACGGGCGCCTACTGCCATGAGA ACATCGACGATTGCCTGGGGCAGCCGTGCCGCAATGGGGGCACGTGCATCGATGAGGTGGACGCATTCCGCTGCTTCTGCCCCAGCGGCTGGGAGGGCGAGCTCTGTGACACTA ATCCCAACGACTGCCTTCCCGATCCCTGCCACAGCCGCGGCCGCTGCTACGACCTGGTCAACGACTTCTATTGCGCCTGTGACGACGGCTGGAAGGGCAAGACCTGCCACTCGC GCGAGTTCCAGTGTGATGCCTACACCTGTAGCAACGGTGGCACGTGCTATGACAGCGGGGACACCTTCCGCTGTGCCTGCCCCCCGGGCTGGAAGGGCAGCACCTGCAACATAG CCGAGAACAGCAGCTGCCTGCCCAACCCCTGCGTGAACGGGGGCACCTGCGTGGGCAGCGGGGACTCCTTCTCCTGCATCTGCCGGGACGGCTGGGAGGGCCGCACCTGCACGCACA ATACCAACGACTGCAATCCCCTGCCTTG CTACAACGGTGGTGTCTGCGTTGACGGGGTCAACTGGTTCCGCTGCGAGTGTGCCCCTGGCTTCGCGGGTCCCGACTGCCGCATCA ATATCGACGAGTGCCAGTCCTCGCCTTGTGCCTACGGGGCCACGTGCGTGGATGAGATCAACGGCTATCGATGCAGCTGCCCGCCAGGCCGGGCCGGCCCACGGTGCCAGGAGG TGATTGTCTTTGGGAGGTCCTGCTGGTCACAGGGCGTACCCTTCCCGcacgggggctcctgggtggaggATTGTAACAGCTGCCGCTGCGTGGACGGTCGCCGGGACTGCAGCAAG GTGTGGTGCGGGCGGAAGCCTTGCCTGCTGGCCGGCCGGCCCGACACCCTAAGCGCCCAGTGCCCGCCAGGGCAGCGGTGCCAGGAGAAGGCCCCCGGACAGTGCCTGCAGCCACCCTGCGCGGCGTGGGGCGAGTGTGGCGCCGACGAGCCCCTGCTGCCCAGCACCCTGTGTTTGCCGCGCTCCAGCCACTTGGACAACAACTGTGCACGCCTCACTTTGCACTTCAATCGAGACCAAGTGCCCCAG GGCACCACCGTGGGCGCCATCTGCTCCGGGATCCGCGCCCTGCCCGCCACAAGGGCGGTGGCCCGTGACCGCCTGCTGGTGCTGCTCTGTGACCGGCCGTCTTCTGGGGCCAGCGCAGTCGAGGTGGCTGTG TCCTTCAGCCCCGCGAGGGACCTGCCCGACAGCGGCCTGATCCAGAGCACGGCGCACGCCATCGTAGCCGCCATCACCCAGCGGGGCAACAGCTCGCTGCTGTTGGCGATCACCGAGGTCAAAGTGGAGACGGTGGTCGTGGGTGGCTCTTCCGTGG GTCTGCTGGTGCCGGTGCTGTGCGGCGTGTTCAGCGTGCTGTGTCTGGCGTGTGTGGTCGTTTGCGTGTGGTGGACCCGAAAGCGCAGGAAAGAGCGGGAGAGGAGCCGGCTGCCGCGGGAGGAGAGCGCCAACAACCAGTGGGCCCCTCTCAACCCCATCCGCAACCCCATCGAGCGGCCGGGCGTCGGCGGCCACAAAGACGCGCTGTACCCGTGCAAGAACTTCACGCCGCCGCCGCGCCGGGTGGGCGAGCTGCTGCCCGGGCCCGCGGGCTGCAgggcgggcgggggggaggaCGACGACGACGAGGAGCCCGGCCGTGCCGAGGGTGACTGCCTGGAGGCCGAGAAGTTCCTCTCCCACAAATTCACCAAAGACCCCAGCTGCTCGCCCGGGAGGCCGGCCCGCTGGGCCTCGGGCCCCAAAGTGGACAACCGCGCGGTCAGGAGCGCCAGTGACTCGCGCCACGCCGGCCCGGAGTAG
- the JAG2 gene encoding protein jagged-2 isoform X1, whose translation MRAQARGRLPGRLLLLLALCVQAARPMGYFELQLSALRNVNGELLSGACCDGDGRTTRAGGCGHDECDTYVRVCLKEYQAKVTPTGPCSYGHGATPVLGGNSFYLPPAGAAGDRARARARAGGDKDPGLVVIPFQFAWPRSFTLIVEAWDWDNDTTPDEELLIERVSHAGMINPEDRWKSLHFSGHVAHLELQIRVRCDENYYSATCNKFCRPRDDFFGHYTCDQYGNKACMDGWMGQECKEAVCKQGCNLLHGGCAVPGECRCSYGWQGRFCDECVPYPGCVHGSCVDPWQCNCETNWGGLLCNKDLNYCGSHHPCTNGGTCINAEPDQYHCACPDGYSGKNCERAEHACASDPCANGGSCHEVPSGFECHCPSGWSGPTCALDIDECASNPCAAGGTCVDQVDGFECICPEQWVGATCQLDIKDCRGQCQHGGICKDLATGYQCVCPRGFGGRHCELQLNSCASNPCHGGLCEDLGDGFRCRCSKGTSGPLCEVDVDFCQPSPCQNGARCYNLEGDYYCACPDDVGGKNCSVPRESCPGGACRVIDGCGFESESRVAGRAPSGVCGPHGHCVSLPGGNFSCVCDSGFTGAYCHENIDDCLGQPCRNGGTCIDEVDAFRCFCPSGWEGELCDTNPNDCLPDPCHSRGRCYDLVNDFYCACDDGWKGKTCHSREFQCDAYTCSNGGTCYDSGDTFRCACPPGWKGSTCNIAENSSCLPNPCVNGGTCVGSGDSFSCICRDGWEGRTCTHNTNDCNPLPCYNGGVCVDGVNWFRCECAPGFAGPDCRINIDECQSSPCAYGATCVDEINGYRCSCPPGRAGPRCQEVIVFGRSCWSQGVPFPHGGSWVEDCNSCRCVDGRRDCSKVWCGRKPCLLAGRPDTLSAQCPPGQRCQEKAPGQCLQPPCAAWGECGADEPLLPSTLCLPRSSHLDNNCARLTLHFNRDQVPQGTTVGAICSGIRALPATRAVARDRLLVLLCDRPSSGASAVEVAVSFSPARDLPDSGLIQSTAHAIVAAITQRGNSSLLLAITEVKVETVVVGGSSVGLLVPVLCGVFSVLCLACVVVCVWWTRKRRKERERSRLPREESANNQWAPLNPIRNPIERPGVGGHKDALYPCKNFTPPPRRVGELLPGPAGCRAGGGEDDDDEEPGRAEGDCLEAEKFLSHKFTKDPSCSPGRPARWASGPKVDNRAVRSASDSRHAGPE comes from the exons ATGCGGGCGCAGGCCCGGGGGCGACTGCCggggcggctgctgctgctgctggcgctCTGCGTGCAG GCGGCACGGCCCATGGGCTATTTCGAGCTGCAGCTGAGCGCGCTGCGGAACGTGAACGGGGAGCTGCTGAGCGGCGCCTGCTGTGACGGCGACGGCCGGACGACGCGCGCGGGGGGCTGCGGCCACGACGAGTGCGACACGTACGTGCGCGTGTGCCTCAAGGAATACCAGGCCAAGGTGACGCCCACGGGGCCCTGCAGCTACGGCCACGGCGCCACGCCCGTGCTGGGCGGCAACTCCTTCTACCTGCCGCCGGCGGGCGCCGCGGGGGATCGGGCGCGGGCAAGGGCCCGGGCCGGAGGCGACAAGGACCCCGGCCTCGTCGTCATCCCCTTCCAGTTCGCCTGGCCG CGTTCCTTCACCCTCATCGTGGAGGCCTGGGACTGGGACAATGACACCACCCCGGATG AGGAGCTGCTGATCGAGCGGGTGTCGCACGCGGGCATGATCAACCCCGAGGACCGCTGGAAGAGCCTGCACTTCAGCGGCCACGTGGCGCACCTGGAGCTGCAGATCCGCGTGCGCTGCGACGAGAACTATTACAGCGCCACGTGCAACAAGTTCTGCCGGCCGCGCGACGACTTCTTCGGCCACTACACCTGCGACCAGTATGGCAACAAAGCCTGCATGGACGGCTGGATGGGCCAGGAGTGCAAGGAGG CGGTGTGTAAACAGGGGTGTAATCTGCTCCACGGGGGGTGTGCCGTGCCCGGGGAGTGCAG GTGCAGCTACGGCTGGCAGGGGCGGTTCTGTGACGAGTGCGTCCCATACCCTGGCTGTGTCCACGGCAGCTGTGTGGATCCCTGGCAGTGCAATTGTGAGACCAACTGGGGCGGTCTGCTCTGCAACAAAG ACCTGAACTACTGCGGCAGCCACCACCCTTGCACCAACGGGGGCACGTGCATCAACGCCGAGCCCGACCAGTACCACTGCGCCTGTCCCGATGGCTACTCGGGGAAGAACTGTGAGCGGG CCGAGCACGCCTGTGCCTCCGACCCGTGTGCCAACGGGGGCTCTTGTCACGAGGTGCCCTCTGGCTTCGAATGCCACTGCCCATCAGGCTGGAGCGGGCCCACCTGTGCTCTCG ACATCGACGAGTGTGCCTCCAACCCCTGCGCGGCAGGGGGCACCTGCGTGGACCAGGTGGACGGCTTCGAGTGCATCTGCCCCGAGCAGTGGGTGGGGGCCACCTGCCAGCTGG ACATCAAGGACTGTCGTGGGCAGTGTCAGCACGGTGGCATCTGCAAA GACCTGGCGACCGGCTACCAGTGTGTGTGCCCACGGGGCTTCGGCGGCCGGCACTGTGAGCTGCAGCTGAACTCGTGTGCCAGCAACCCCTGCCATGGTGGCCTCTGTGAGGACCTGGGGGACGGCTTCCGCTGCCGCTGCTCCAAGGGCACCTCGGGGCCGCTCTGCGAG GTAGACGTAGACTTCTGTCAGCCCAGCCCCTGCCAGAACGGAGCTCGCTGCTACAACCTGGAGGGCGACTATTACTGCGCATGCCCTGACGACGTGGGCGGCAAGAACTGTTCTGTGCCCAGGGAGTCGTGCCCGGGCGGGGCCTGCAGAg TGATCGATGGGTGCGGGTTTGAGTCGGAGTCCAGAGTGGCGGGCAGGGCCCCTTCTGGTGTATGTGGTCCCCACGGACACTGCGTCAGCCTGCCTGGGGGCAACTTCTCCTGCGTGTGCGACAGCGGCTTCACGGGCGCCTACTGCCATGAGA ACATCGACGATTGCCTGGGGCAGCCGTGCCGCAATGGGGGCACGTGCATCGATGAGGTGGACGCATTCCGCTGCTTCTGCCCCAGCGGCTGGGAGGGCGAGCTCTGTGACACTA ATCCCAACGACTGCCTTCCCGATCCCTGCCACAGCCGCGGCCGCTGCTACGACCTGGTCAACGACTTCTATTGCGCCTGTGACGACGGCTGGAAGGGCAAGACCTGCCACTCGC GCGAGTTCCAGTGTGATGCCTACACCTGTAGCAACGGTGGCACGTGCTATGACAGCGGGGACACCTTCCGCTGTGCCTGCCCCCCGGGCTGGAAGGGCAGCACCTGCAACATAG CCGAGAACAGCAGCTGCCTGCCCAACCCCTGCGTGAACGGGGGCACCTGCGTGGGCAGCGGGGACTCCTTCTCCTGCATCTGCCGGGACGGCTGGGAGGGCCGCACCTGCACGCACA ATACCAACGACTGCAATCCCCTGCCTTG CTACAACGGTGGTGTCTGCGTTGACGGGGTCAACTGGTTCCGCTGCGAGTGTGCCCCTGGCTTCGCGGGTCCCGACTGCCGCATCA ATATCGACGAGTGCCAGTCCTCGCCTTGTGCCTACGGGGCCACGTGCGTGGATGAGATCAACGGCTATCGATGCAGCTGCCCGCCAGGCCGGGCCGGCCCACGGTGCCAGGAGG TGATTGTCTTTGGGAGGTCCTGCTGGTCACAGGGCGTACCCTTCCCGcacgggggctcctgggtggaggATTGTAACAGCTGCCGCTGCGTGGACGGTCGCCGGGACTGCAGCAAG GTGTGGTGCGGGCGGAAGCCTTGCCTGCTGGCCGGCCGGCCCGACACCCTAAGCGCCCAGTGCCCGCCAGGGCAGCGGTGCCAGGAGAAGGCCCCCGGACAGTGCCTGCAGCCACCCTGCGCGGCGTGGGGCGAGTGTGGCGCCGACGAGCCCCTGCTGCCCAGCACCCTGTGTTTGCCGCGCTCCAGCCACTTGGACAACAACTGTGCACGCCTCACTTTGCACTTCAATCGAGACCAAGTGCCCCAG GGCACCACCGTGGGCGCCATCTGCTCCGGGATCCGCGCCCTGCCCGCCACAAGGGCGGTGGCCCGTGACCGCCTGCTGGTGCTGCTCTGTGACCGGCCGTCTTCTGGGGCCAGCGCAGTCGAGGTGGCTGTG TCCTTCAGCCCCGCGAGGGACCTGCCCGACAGCGGCCTGATCCAGAGCACGGCGCACGCCATCGTAGCCGCCATCACCCAGCGGGGCAACAGCTCGCTGCTGTTGGCGATCACCGAGGTCAAAGTGGAGACGGTGGTCGTGGGTGGCTCTTCCGTGG GTCTGCTGGTGCCGGTGCTGTGCGGCGTGTTCAGCGTGCTGTGTCTGGCGTGTGTGGTCGTTTGCGTGTGGTGGACCCGAAAGCGCAGGAAAGAGCGGGAGAGGAGCCGGCTGCCGCGGGAGGAGAGCGCCAACAACCAGTGGGCCCCTCTCAACCCCATCCGCAACCCCATCGAGCGGCCGGGCGTCGGCGGCCACAAAGACGCGCTGTACCCGTGCAAGAACTTCACGCCGCCGCCGCGCCGGGTGGGCGAGCTGCTGCCCGGGCCCGCGGGCTGCAgggcgggcgggggggaggaCGACGACGACGAGGAGCCCGGCCGTGCCGAGGGTGACTGCCTGGAGGCCGAGAAGTTCCTCTCCCACAAATTCACCAAAGACCCCAGCTGCTCGCCCGGGAGGCCGGCCCGCTGGGCCTCGGGCCCCAAAGTGGACAACCGCGCGGTCAGGAGCGCCAGTGACTCGCGCCACGCCGGCCCGGAGTAG
- the JAG2 gene encoding protein jagged-2 isoform X2: MRAQARGRLPGRLLLLLALCVQAARPMGYFELQLSALRNVNGELLSGACCDGDGRTTRAGGCGHDECDTYVRVCLKEYQAKVTPTGPCSYGHGATPVLGGNSFYLPPAGAAGDRARARARAGGDKDPGLVVIPFQFAWPRSFTLIVEAWDWDNDTTPDEELLIERVSHAGMINPEDRWKSLHFSGHVAHLELQIRVRCDENYYSATCNKFCRPRDDFFGHYTCDQYGNKACMDGWMGQECKEAVCKQGCNLLHGGCAVPGECRCSYGWQGRFCDECVPYPGCVHGSCVDPWQCNCETNWGGLLCNKDLNYCGSHHPCTNGGTCINAEPDQYHCACPDGYSGKNCERAEHACASDPCANGGSCHEVPSGFECHCPSGWSGPTCALDIDECASNPCAAGGTCVDQVDGFECICPEQWVGATCQLDIKDCRGQCQHGGICKDLATGYQCVCPRGFGGRHCELQLNSCASNPCHGGLCEDLGDGFRCRCSKGTSGPLCEVDVDFCQPSPCQNGARCYNLEGDYYCACPDDVGGKNCSVPRESCPGGACRVIDGCGFESESRVAGRAPSGVCGPHGHCVSLPGGNFSCVCDSGFTGAYCHENIDDCLGQPCRNGGTCIDEVDAFRCFCPSGWEGELCDTNPNDCLPDPCHSRGRCYDLVNDFYCACDDGWKGKTCHSREFQCDAYTCSNGGTCYDSGDTFRCACPPGWKGSTCNIAENSSCLPNPCVNGGTCVGSGDSFSCICRDGWEGRTCTHNTNDCNPLPCYNGGVCVDGVNWFRCECAPGFAGPDCRINIDECQSSPCAYGATCVDEINGYRCSCPPGRAGPRCQEVIVFGRSCWSQGVPFPHGGSWVEDCNSCRCVDGRRDCSKVWCGRKPCLLAGRPDTLSAQCPPGQRCQEKAPGQCLQPPCAAWGECGADEPLLPSTLCLPRSSHLDNNCARLTLHFNRDQVPQGTTVGAICSGIRALPATRAVARDRLLVLLCDRPSSGASAVESFSPARDLPDSGLIQSTAHAIVAAITQRGNSSLLLAITEVKVETVVVGGSSVGLLVPVLCGVFSVLCLACVVVCVWWTRKRRKERERSRLPREESANNQWAPLNPIRNPIERPGVGGHKDALYPCKNFTPPPRRVGELLPGPAGCRAGGGEDDDDEEPGRAEGDCLEAEKFLSHKFTKDPSCSPGRPARWASGPKVDNRAVRSASDSRHAGPE; encoded by the exons ATGCGGGCGCAGGCCCGGGGGCGACTGCCggggcggctgctgctgctgctggcgctCTGCGTGCAG GCGGCACGGCCCATGGGCTATTTCGAGCTGCAGCTGAGCGCGCTGCGGAACGTGAACGGGGAGCTGCTGAGCGGCGCCTGCTGTGACGGCGACGGCCGGACGACGCGCGCGGGGGGCTGCGGCCACGACGAGTGCGACACGTACGTGCGCGTGTGCCTCAAGGAATACCAGGCCAAGGTGACGCCCACGGGGCCCTGCAGCTACGGCCACGGCGCCACGCCCGTGCTGGGCGGCAACTCCTTCTACCTGCCGCCGGCGGGCGCCGCGGGGGATCGGGCGCGGGCAAGGGCCCGGGCCGGAGGCGACAAGGACCCCGGCCTCGTCGTCATCCCCTTCCAGTTCGCCTGGCCG CGTTCCTTCACCCTCATCGTGGAGGCCTGGGACTGGGACAATGACACCACCCCGGATG AGGAGCTGCTGATCGAGCGGGTGTCGCACGCGGGCATGATCAACCCCGAGGACCGCTGGAAGAGCCTGCACTTCAGCGGCCACGTGGCGCACCTGGAGCTGCAGATCCGCGTGCGCTGCGACGAGAACTATTACAGCGCCACGTGCAACAAGTTCTGCCGGCCGCGCGACGACTTCTTCGGCCACTACACCTGCGACCAGTATGGCAACAAAGCCTGCATGGACGGCTGGATGGGCCAGGAGTGCAAGGAGG CGGTGTGTAAACAGGGGTGTAATCTGCTCCACGGGGGGTGTGCCGTGCCCGGGGAGTGCAG GTGCAGCTACGGCTGGCAGGGGCGGTTCTGTGACGAGTGCGTCCCATACCCTGGCTGTGTCCACGGCAGCTGTGTGGATCCCTGGCAGTGCAATTGTGAGACCAACTGGGGCGGTCTGCTCTGCAACAAAG ACCTGAACTACTGCGGCAGCCACCACCCTTGCACCAACGGGGGCACGTGCATCAACGCCGAGCCCGACCAGTACCACTGCGCCTGTCCCGATGGCTACTCGGGGAAGAACTGTGAGCGGG CCGAGCACGCCTGTGCCTCCGACCCGTGTGCCAACGGGGGCTCTTGTCACGAGGTGCCCTCTGGCTTCGAATGCCACTGCCCATCAGGCTGGAGCGGGCCCACCTGTGCTCTCG ACATCGACGAGTGTGCCTCCAACCCCTGCGCGGCAGGGGGCACCTGCGTGGACCAGGTGGACGGCTTCGAGTGCATCTGCCCCGAGCAGTGGGTGGGGGCCACCTGCCAGCTGG ACATCAAGGACTGTCGTGGGCAGTGTCAGCACGGTGGCATCTGCAAA GACCTGGCGACCGGCTACCAGTGTGTGTGCCCACGGGGCTTCGGCGGCCGGCACTGTGAGCTGCAGCTGAACTCGTGTGCCAGCAACCCCTGCCATGGTGGCCTCTGTGAGGACCTGGGGGACGGCTTCCGCTGCCGCTGCTCCAAGGGCACCTCGGGGCCGCTCTGCGAG GTAGACGTAGACTTCTGTCAGCCCAGCCCCTGCCAGAACGGAGCTCGCTGCTACAACCTGGAGGGCGACTATTACTGCGCATGCCCTGACGACGTGGGCGGCAAGAACTGTTCTGTGCCCAGGGAGTCGTGCCCGGGCGGGGCCTGCAGAg TGATCGATGGGTGCGGGTTTGAGTCGGAGTCCAGAGTGGCGGGCAGGGCCCCTTCTGGTGTATGTGGTCCCCACGGACACTGCGTCAGCCTGCCTGGGGGCAACTTCTCCTGCGTGTGCGACAGCGGCTTCACGGGCGCCTACTGCCATGAGA ACATCGACGATTGCCTGGGGCAGCCGTGCCGCAATGGGGGCACGTGCATCGATGAGGTGGACGCATTCCGCTGCTTCTGCCCCAGCGGCTGGGAGGGCGAGCTCTGTGACACTA ATCCCAACGACTGCCTTCCCGATCCCTGCCACAGCCGCGGCCGCTGCTACGACCTGGTCAACGACTTCTATTGCGCCTGTGACGACGGCTGGAAGGGCAAGACCTGCCACTCGC GCGAGTTCCAGTGTGATGCCTACACCTGTAGCAACGGTGGCACGTGCTATGACAGCGGGGACACCTTCCGCTGTGCCTGCCCCCCGGGCTGGAAGGGCAGCACCTGCAACATAG CCGAGAACAGCAGCTGCCTGCCCAACCCCTGCGTGAACGGGGGCACCTGCGTGGGCAGCGGGGACTCCTTCTCCTGCATCTGCCGGGACGGCTGGGAGGGCCGCACCTGCACGCACA ATACCAACGACTGCAATCCCCTGCCTTG CTACAACGGTGGTGTCTGCGTTGACGGGGTCAACTGGTTCCGCTGCGAGTGTGCCCCTGGCTTCGCGGGTCCCGACTGCCGCATCA ATATCGACGAGTGCCAGTCCTCGCCTTGTGCCTACGGGGCCACGTGCGTGGATGAGATCAACGGCTATCGATGCAGCTGCCCGCCAGGCCGGGCCGGCCCACGGTGCCAGGAGG TGATTGTCTTTGGGAGGTCCTGCTGGTCACAGGGCGTACCCTTCCCGcacgggggctcctgggtggaggATTGTAACAGCTGCCGCTGCGTGGACGGTCGCCGGGACTGCAGCAAG GTGTGGTGCGGGCGGAAGCCTTGCCTGCTGGCCGGCCGGCCCGACACCCTAAGCGCCCAGTGCCCGCCAGGGCAGCGGTGCCAGGAGAAGGCCCCCGGACAGTGCCTGCAGCCACCCTGCGCGGCGTGGGGCGAGTGTGGCGCCGACGAGCCCCTGCTGCCCAGCACCCTGTGTTTGCCGCGCTCCAGCCACTTGGACAACAACTGTGCACGCCTCACTTTGCACTTCAATCGAGACCAAGTGCCCCAG GGCACCACCGTGGGCGCCATCTGCTCCGGGATCCGCGCCCTGCCCGCCACAAGGGCGGTGGCCCGTGACCGCCTGCTGGTGCTGCTCTGTGACCGGCCGTCTTCTGGGGCCAGCGCAGTCGAG TCCTTCAGCCCCGCGAGGGACCTGCCCGACAGCGGCCTGATCCAGAGCACGGCGCACGCCATCGTAGCCGCCATCACCCAGCGGGGCAACAGCTCGCTGCTGTTGGCGATCACCGAGGTCAAAGTGGAGACGGTGGTCGTGGGTGGCTCTTCCGTGG GTCTGCTGGTGCCGGTGCTGTGCGGCGTGTTCAGCGTGCTGTGTCTGGCGTGTGTGGTCGTTTGCGTGTGGTGGACCCGAAAGCGCAGGAAAGAGCGGGAGAGGAGCCGGCTGCCGCGGGAGGAGAGCGCCAACAACCAGTGGGCCCCTCTCAACCCCATCCGCAACCCCATCGAGCGGCCGGGCGTCGGCGGCCACAAAGACGCGCTGTACCCGTGCAAGAACTTCACGCCGCCGCCGCGCCGGGTGGGCGAGCTGCTGCCCGGGCCCGCGGGCTGCAgggcgggcgggggggaggaCGACGACGACGAGGAGCCCGGCCGTGCCGAGGGTGACTGCCTGGAGGCCGAGAAGTTCCTCTCCCACAAATTCACCAAAGACCCCAGCTGCTCGCCCGGGAGGCCGGCCCGCTGGGCCTCGGGCCCCAAAGTGGACAACCGCGCGGTCAGGAGCGCCAGTGACTCGCGCCACGCCGGCCCGGAGTAG